Proteins found in one Paraburkholderia caballeronis genomic segment:
- the imuA gene encoding translesion DNA synthesis-associated protein ImuA, translating to MAAAIQLATTLPSRLQSRVWQGDQLAHAGARAVSSGHPALDALLPGAGWPAGSLTELLVEHGGIGEMRLLAPALKVLTAQSGRHALLVAPPWQPYACALHAWGIALDRVVWVRAGDGDAPWVAEQALKQDGIGAVLVWLPKARADAVRRLQVVAQDSQALAFLIRPPAARGQSSPAPLRMVCTPVPPPADGTVSRRRWMQHTALSVDIFKRRGPPLAQPLNVMLPLQDAVLPDPAASSDERPPSGTNHAVDRRHLAAVAAGGREAASAAFDVADVVAGLAGTRVPV from the coding sequence ATGGCGGCGGCAATCCAGCTTGCGACCACGCTTCCGTCCCGGCTGCAAAGCCGGGTCTGGCAGGGCGACCAGCTCGCCCATGCGGGCGCCCGCGCGGTGTCGAGCGGGCATCCGGCGCTCGACGCGCTGCTGCCCGGCGCCGGCTGGCCCGCCGGCAGCCTGACCGAACTGCTGGTCGAGCACGGCGGCATCGGCGAGATGCGGCTGCTCGCGCCCGCGCTGAAGGTGCTGACCGCGCAGTCCGGCCGTCATGCGCTGCTGGTCGCGCCGCCGTGGCAGCCGTACGCGTGCGCACTGCACGCGTGGGGGATCGCGCTCGACCGGGTGGTCTGGGTTCGCGCGGGCGACGGCGACGCGCCGTGGGTCGCCGAGCAGGCGCTGAAGCAGGACGGCATCGGCGCGGTGCTGGTCTGGCTGCCGAAGGCGCGCGCGGATGCGGTGCGGCGTCTGCAGGTCGTCGCGCAGGATTCGCAGGCGCTCGCGTTCCTGATCCGGCCGCCGGCCGCGCGCGGCCAGTCGTCGCCGGCGCCGCTGCGGATGGTCTGCACACCGGTGCCGCCGCCCGCCGACGGCACGGTCAGCCGGCGTCGATGGATGCAGCACACCGCGTTGTCCGTCGATATTTTCAAGCGCCGCGGGCCGCCGCTCGCACAACCGCTCAACGTCATGCTGCCGCTGCAGGACGCGGTGCTGCCGGACCCGGCCGCATCGTCCGACGAGCGGCCGCCGTCCGGGACCAATCATGCTGTGGATCGCCGTCACCTTGCCGCTGTTGCCGCTGGAGGCCGTGAGGCCGCCAGTGCCGCATTCGATGTCGCCGATGTCGTCGCCGGCCTCGCCGGAACACGGGTTCCCGTCTGA
- a CDS encoding Y-family DNA polymerase, protein MLWIAVTLPLLPLEAVRPPVPHSMSPMSSPASPEHGFPSDASGAHAGCAVPSAPRCYALADPSRVLIPDLDALGLGVSAGCTRSHALALAPDLVLLNPDPAREQQAFEALALALLAYTPKLSFAESHTLLLEVGSGLRLFGGIRALLAKVAATVADCGHVARIACAPTAWGAWLLAQSHAQRTPRRWHVVQDKTLPRVLDALPVSLAPFAAQHDNALLQIGCATLADLRRLPREGVVRRFGDGVLTWLAQAYGEHPDPRESFRAPPSFQAALELQARVDSAEALLFAARRLVMQLAGWLAAQHAAVSAFELRLEHELASRHADPLGGARTSSLTIGWAAPSRDADHLLWLLRERLNQTELAAPVIGLRLVASEVREYAAPTDTLFPLPEASDASLAQLFERIGARLGPQNVLQLSLVDDHRPEHAMQADAWRAPARRGRAGTRRKAKDAKDDSSAAAAPMQTTLDLPDVPLPSQPRPAWLLERPLKLATRGDRPVYRRPLKTLTRAERVESGWWDGDGVGRDYYVAADDQGRMFWVYRERIGGQWYLQGLFG, encoded by the coding sequence ATGCTGTGGATCGCCGTCACCTTGCCGCTGTTGCCGCTGGAGGCCGTGAGGCCGCCAGTGCCGCATTCGATGTCGCCGATGTCGTCGCCGGCCTCGCCGGAACACGGGTTCCCGTCTGACGCATCCGGCGCGCACGCCGGGTGCGCCGTGCCGTCCGCGCCGCGCTGCTACGCGCTGGCCGACCCGTCGCGCGTGCTGATCCCCGATCTGGACGCGCTCGGCCTCGGCGTGAGCGCGGGCTGCACGCGCTCGCATGCGCTCGCGCTCGCGCCGGATCTGGTGCTGCTGAATCCCGATCCGGCTCGCGAGCAGCAGGCATTCGAGGCGCTCGCGCTCGCATTGCTCGCGTATACGCCGAAGCTGTCGTTCGCGGAATCGCACACGCTGCTGCTGGAAGTCGGCTCCGGGCTGCGTCTCTTTGGCGGCATACGCGCGCTGCTCGCGAAGGTCGCGGCGACGGTGGCCGATTGCGGGCACGTGGCGCGGATCGCGTGCGCGCCGACCGCCTGGGGCGCGTGGCTGCTCGCGCAGTCGCACGCGCAGCGCACGCCGCGTCGCTGGCATGTGGTGCAGGACAAGACGCTGCCGCGCGTGCTCGATGCGCTGCCGGTATCGCTCGCGCCGTTCGCGGCGCAGCACGATAACGCGCTGCTGCAGATCGGCTGCGCGACGCTCGCGGATTTGCGGCGTCTGCCGCGCGAGGGCGTCGTGCGGCGTTTCGGCGACGGCGTGCTGACGTGGCTCGCGCAGGCGTACGGCGAGCATCCGGATCCGCGCGAATCGTTCCGCGCGCCGCCGTCGTTCCAGGCGGCGCTCGAATTGCAGGCGCGCGTCGACAGCGCGGAGGCGCTGCTGTTCGCCGCGCGCCGGCTCGTGATGCAACTGGCCGGCTGGCTCGCCGCGCAGCATGCGGCGGTCAGCGCGTTCGAACTGCGGCTCGAACACGAACTGGCGTCGCGGCATGCGGATCCCCTCGGGGGCGCGCGCACGTCGAGCCTGACGATCGGCTGGGCCGCGCCGTCGCGCGACGCCGACCATCTGCTGTGGCTGTTGCGCGAGCGGCTGAACCAGACCGAACTGGCCGCGCCGGTGATCGGGCTGAGGCTCGTCGCGTCGGAGGTGCGCGAATACGCGGCGCCGACCGATACGCTGTTTCCGCTGCCCGAAGCGTCGGACGCGTCGCTCGCGCAACTGTTCGAGCGCATCGGCGCGCGGCTCGGCCCGCAGAACGTGCTGCAACTGTCGCTCGTGGACGACCATCGGCCTGAGCATGCGATGCAGGCCGACGCGTGGCGCGCGCCGGCGCGGCGCGGGCGCGCCGGCACGCGCCGCAAGGCGAAAGACGCGAAGGATGATTCATCGGCCGCCGCCGCGCCGATGCAAACGACGCTCGATCTGCCCGACGTGCCGCTGCCGTCGCAGCCGCGTCCGGCGTGGCTGCTCGAACGGCCGCTGAAGCTCGCGACGCGCGGCGACCGGCCGGTCTATCGACGTCCCTTGAAGACGCTCACGCGTGCCGAGCGTGTCGAGTCGGGCTGGTGGGACGGCGACGGCGTCGGCCGCGACTACTACGTCGCCGCCGACGATCAGGGCCGCATGTTCTGGGTGTACCGCGAGCGCATCGGCGGGCAGTGGTATCTGCAAGGGCTGTTCGGCTGA
- the sixA gene encoding phosphohistidine phosphatase SixA encodes MNLILWRHAEAEDTAANDLARQLTTKGRKQAQHVAKWLRPRLEDDAVILVSPAARTIQTAEALTDQYRVVREIAPGASADQVLAAAGWSHGVAPTVVVVGHQPTLGEVAARLLHGDATRGLSLKKGALWWFASREHHGDETAVLLAAMSPDLV; translated from the coding sequence ATGAACCTGATTCTTTGGCGCCATGCCGAAGCCGAAGACACCGCCGCCAACGATCTCGCCCGTCAGTTGACGACCAAAGGCCGCAAGCAGGCGCAGCACGTCGCGAAGTGGCTGCGCCCGCGTCTCGAAGACGACGCGGTGATCCTCGTCAGCCCCGCCGCGCGCACGATCCAGACCGCCGAGGCGCTGACCGACCAGTACCGCGTCGTCCGCGAGATCGCGCCCGGCGCGAGCGCCGATCAGGTGCTTGCCGCGGCCGGCTGGTCGCACGGCGTTGCGCCGACGGTCGTCGTGGTCGGGCATCAGCCGACGCTGGGCGAGGTTGCCGCGCGGCTGTTGCACGGCGACGCCACGCGCGGCCTGTCGCTGAAGAAAGGCGCGCTGTGGTGGTTCGCGAGCCGGGAGCACCACGGCGACGAAACGGCGGTGCTGCTGGCCGCGATGTCGCCGGATCTCGTCTAA
- a CDS encoding cold-shock protein, producing MDTGTVKWFNDSKGFGFITPDKGGDDLFAHFSEIRSDGFKTLAENQKVSFETKQGPKGLQAANITPL from the coding sequence ATGGATACCGGTACCGTCAAGTGGTTCAACGACAGCAAGGGCTTTGGCTTCATCACCCCGGACAAGGGCGGCGACGATCTGTTCGCTCACTTCTCCGAAATCAGGTCCGACGGCTTCAAGACGCTGGCAGAAAACCAGAAGGTAAGCTTCGAAACGAAGCAAGGCCCGAAGGGTCTGCAAGCGGCTAACATCACGCCGCTGTAA